Proteins found in one Streptococcus criceti HS-6 genomic segment:
- a CDS encoding class II fructose-bisphosphate aldolase: MAIVSAEKFVQAARDNGYAVGGFNTNNLEWTQAILRAAEAKQAPVLIQTSMGAAKYMGGYKVCKNLIENLVESMGITVPVAIHLDHGHYEDALECIEVGYTSVMFDGSHLPIEENLEKAKVVVEKAHAKGVSVEAEVGTIGGEEDGIIGDGELAPIEDAKAMVATGVDFLAAGIGNIHGPYPENWKGLHLDHLEKLVAAVPNFPIVLHGGSGIPDDQIQAAIKLGVAKVNVNTECQLAFCKATREFVHEFDANEAEYMKKKLFDPRKFLKPGFEAITEAVEERIDVFGSEGKA; encoded by the coding sequence ATGGCAATCGTTTCAGCAGAAAAATTTGTCCAAGCAGCTCGTGACAATGGTTATGCAGTTGGTGGATTTAACACAAACAACCTTGAATGGACTCAAGCAATTTTGCGTGCCGCAGAAGCTAAACAAGCCCCTGTTCTTATTCAAACTTCTATGGGTGCTGCTAAATACATGGGTGGTTACAAGGTATGTAAGAATCTTATTGAAAATCTTGTAGAATCAATGGGAATTACTGTGCCAGTTGCTATTCATCTTGACCATGGTCACTATGAAGATGCATTGGAATGTATCGAAGTAGGTTACACTTCAGTTATGTTTGATGGTTCACACCTTCCAATTGAAGAAAACCTTGAAAAAGCTAAAGTTGTTGTTGAAAAAGCACATGCTAAGGGTGTTTCTGTCGAAGCCGAAGTTGGTACTATCGGTGGTGAAGAAGACGGAATTATCGGTGATGGTGAATTGGCACCAATCGAAGATGCTAAGGCAATGGTTGCTACCGGTGTAGACTTCTTGGCTGCAGGTATTGGTAACATCCACGGTCCTTATCCTGAAAACTGGAAAGGTCTTCATCTTGATCACCTTGAAAAATTGGTTGCGGCTGTCCCTAACTTCCCAATCGTATTGCACGGTGGTTCAGGTATTCCTGATGATCAAATCCAAGCTGCTATCAAGCTTGGTGTGGCTAAGGTAAATGTAAACACTGAATGTCAATTGGCCTTCTGTAAAGCAACTCGTGAATTCGTTCATGAATTTGATGCTAACGAAGCTGAATACATGAAGAAGAAACTCTTTGACCCACGTAAATTCTTGAAACCTGGTTTCGAAGCTATCACAGAAGCTGTTGAAGAACGTATCGACGTATTTGGTTCAGAAGGTAAAGCTTAA
- the rpmB gene encoding 50S ribosomal protein L28: protein MAKVCYFTGRKTKSANNRSHAMNKTKRAVKPNLQKVTILVDGKPKKVWASARALKSGKVERV, encoded by the coding sequence ATGGCAAAAGTATGTTATTTCACAGGCCGTAAAACAAAATCAGCCAATAACCGTTCACATGCAATGAACAAAACTAAACGTGCCGTTAAGCCAAACTTGCAGAAGGTTACTATCCTTGTTGATGGTAAGCCTAAAAAAGTTTGGGCTTCAGCTCGTGCCCTTAAATCAGGAAAAGTGGAACGTGTTTAA
- a CDS encoding Asp23/Gls24 family envelope stress response protein, with translation MTVKINTKDGQIELSDDVIATVVGGSATEIFGVVGMASKSAIKDNFQALLRKENYSKGVVVKSMEDGITVDVYTVMSYGVKISEVSKNIQERVKFNLENQLGIHANVVNVYIQNIKVVGED, from the coding sequence ATGACTGTAAAAATTAATACGAAAGATGGTCAGATTGAACTATCTGATGATGTTATCGCGACGGTTGTCGGAGGTTCAGCGACAGAAATTTTTGGGGTAGTCGGGATGGCTAGTAAGAGTGCCATCAAAGATAATTTTCAAGCATTGCTACGTAAAGAAAACTATTCTAAGGGTGTTGTTGTTAAATCGATGGAAGATGGTATTACTGTGGATGTTTACACGGTGATGAGTTACGGTGTTAAAATCAGTGAAGTTTCTAAGAATATTCAAGAACGCGTGAAGTTTAATCTAGAAAATCAACTTGGTATTCATGCCAATGTTGTTAATGTCTATATTCAAAATATTAAAGTTGTAGGAGAAGATTAG
- a CDS encoding DAK2 domain-containing protein, whose protein sequence is MPNITTSLFQEMVQAAATRLGNQAEYVNSLNVFPVPDGDTGTNMGMTIENGAKAVADQPASTVGQVGQILSKGLLMGARGNSGVITSQLFRGFSQAIKDKEELDGKALAEAFQSGVEVAYKAVMKPVEGTILTVSRGAATAALKKAETTNDAVEVMRAALDGARAALAKTPDMLPVLKEVGVVDSGGQGLVFIYEGFLSALTGDYIASEEFRATPANMSEMINAEHHKSVAGHVATEDIKYGYCTEIMVALRKGPTYVKDFDYDAFRNYLNELGDSLLVVNDDEIVKVHVHTEDPGLVMQEGLKYGALVKVKVDNMRGQHEAQLEKEAGQEVAPEVPAKEFGLIAVVAGDGLAEIFKSQGVDAIISGGQTMNPSTEDIVKTIESLNVKNVIILPNNKNIFMAAQSAVEVVDIPAAVIESRTIPQGLTSLLAFNSDNSLEENAAAMSASLADVVSGSVTLAVRDTSIDGLDIHKDDILGMVDGKIVVSNPDMEVALLTTLDKMIGEDSEIVAVYIGQDGQEEVVNKLAENLKTSYEDIEVEVHRGDQPVYPYLMSVE, encoded by the coding sequence GTGCCAAATATTACAACGAGCTTATTTCAAGAAATGGTGCAGGCAGCTGCGACTCGTCTTGGAAATCAAGCAGAATATGTTAATTCTTTGAATGTTTTTCCAGTTCCTGATGGTGATACAGGAACCAATATGGGGATGACCATTGAAAATGGAGCGAAGGCAGTTGCTGATCAACCAGCTTCAACTGTTGGTCAAGTCGGTCAGATTTTGTCTAAGGGTCTCTTGATGGGAGCACGCGGAAATTCTGGTGTCATTACCTCGCAACTGTTCCGTGGATTTAGCCAAGCTATCAAAGATAAGGAAGAGTTAGATGGTAAAGCTCTGGCAGAAGCCTTTCAATCAGGGGTAGAAGTTGCCTATAAGGCAGTGATGAAGCCTGTCGAAGGGACAATTTTGACTGTCTCACGTGGAGCGGCTACCGCAGCTCTGAAAAAGGCGGAAACAACTAATGATGCTGTAGAGGTCATGCGAGCAGCCCTTGATGGTGCTAGGGCGGCCTTGGCTAAGACACCAGATATGTTACCGGTTTTGAAAGAGGTCGGTGTAGTAGACTCTGGTGGTCAAGGTTTGGTCTTTATTTATGAAGGCTTCCTGTCCGCTTTGACGGGGGACTACATTGCTTCGGAAGAGTTTCGAGCTACGCCAGCTAACATGAGCGAAATGATTAATGCAGAGCACCATAAATCGGTCGCGGGTCATGTGGCGACTGAGGATATCAAGTACGGTTATTGTACTGAAATCATGGTGGCTCTCCGTAAGGGACCTACTTACGTTAAGGATTTTGATTATGATGCTTTTCGTAATTATCTCAATGAACTTGGGGATTCCCTCCTAGTTGTTAATGATGATGAAATCGTCAAGGTTCATGTCCATACTGAAGATCCTGGTTTGGTTATGCAAGAAGGCTTAAAGTATGGTGCCTTGGTTAAGGTCAAGGTTGACAATATGCGAGGACAACATGAAGCTCAGTTGGAAAAAGAGGCCGGTCAAGAGGTCGCGCCGGAAGTTCCTGCAAAAGAATTTGGTTTGATTGCTGTTGTAGCTGGTGATGGTTTGGCGGAGATTTTTAAATCTCAAGGTGTTGACGCTATCATCTCAGGGGGGCAAACTATGAACCCATCGACTGAAGATATCGTTAAGACTATTGAGTCTCTCAATGTCAAAAATGTTATCATCTTACCGAATAATAAAAATATTTTTATGGCAGCCCAGTCCGCAGTTGAGGTGGTTGATATTCCTGCAGCTGTTATTGAAAGTCGAACGATTCCCCAAGGTTTAACCAGTCTTCTAGCCTTTAATTCTGACAATTCTTTAGAAGAGAATGCAGCTGCCATGTCAGCCAGTCTAGCTGATGTTGTCAGTGGTAGTGTGACTTTGGCTGTTCGTGATACTAGTATTGATGGTCTGGACATCCACAAGGATGATATCTTGGGCATGGTTGATGGTAAGATTGTTGTTTCTAATCCTGATATGGAAGTAGCCCTGCTTACAACTCTTGATAAAATGATTGGTGAAGACAGTGAAATTGTCGCTGTCTATATCGGTCAAGATGGTCAAGAAGAAGTTGTTAATAAATTGGCGGAGAACTTAAAAACTAGTTATGAAGATATTGAGGTTGAAGTTCACCGGGGTGACCAGCCAGTTTATCCATACTTGATGAGTGTTGAGTAA
- a CDS encoding acetolactate synthase large subunit: MNQITLKQAKTGSDLLLDTLVSLGIKTIFGYPGGAVLPLYDAIYQHDDIQHILARHEQGALHEAEGFAKSTGKIGVAVVTSGPGATNAITGIADGMSDSVPMLIFTGQVGMAGIGKDAFQEADIVGITMPITKYNYQIRDTADIPRIVTEAVHIATTGRPGPVVVDLPKNIAETRVTGYNDPSLNLPSYQPKVEPNGLQVKKLLNQLKRAKRPLIIAGGGVNYAGASQELIAFAERYNIPVVSTLLSLGTIPVSHPLALGMGGMHGSYASNMAMTHCDFMINFGSRFADRLTGNPKTFAKNALVAHVDIDAAEIGKVVKTDIPIVGDAKETLSLLLAEEEVKTRHDDWTKEVLANKVKAPFSYKFDETIIKPQHAIEIIGKLTKGEAIVVTDVGQHQMWAAQFYPYQNERQLITSGGLGTMGFGIPAAVGAKLANPDKEVILFVGDGGFQMTNQELAILNGYGLPIKVVLINNHSLGMVRQWQESFYDERRSESTFDDEPNFQLLAEAYGISHYQFSNPKTLGEDLQVITENKPMLIEVNISNREHVYPMVPSGKSNAEMMGVTFDA; this comes from the coding sequence ATGAACCAAATAACTTTAAAACAAGCCAAGACCGGCTCTGATTTACTTTTAGATACCTTGGTGAGTTTAGGCATTAAAACTATTTTTGGCTACCCCGGTGGAGCTGTACTCCCGTTATACGATGCTATTTATCAACATGATGATATCCAGCATATCCTTGCTCGTCATGAGCAAGGGGCTCTCCATGAGGCTGAAGGCTTTGCCAAATCAACAGGTAAGATTGGTGTGGCGGTCGTTACGAGTGGTCCTGGAGCAACTAATGCTATCACAGGGATTGCGGATGGTATGAGCGACAGTGTTCCCATGTTGATTTTTACTGGACAGGTTGGTATGGCTGGAATCGGTAAGGATGCCTTTCAGGAAGCTGATATTGTCGGAATTACCATGCCCATTACTAAGTATAATTATCAGATTCGTGATACGGCTGATATTCCTCGGATTGTTACCGAAGCGGTTCACATTGCGACTACTGGGAGACCAGGGCCTGTCGTTGTTGATTTACCTAAGAATATAGCCGAGACTAGGGTGACTGGCTACAACGATCCAAGTCTAAATTTGCCTAGCTATCAGCCCAAGGTTGAACCCAATGGCTTGCAGGTTAAGAAACTTTTGAATCAGCTTAAGCGAGCTAAGAGGCCTCTAATTATTGCTGGAGGTGGTGTAAACTATGCTGGAGCTTCTCAGGAACTGATTGCTTTTGCGGAAAGATATAACATCCCAGTTGTCTCGACCCTTTTGAGTTTGGGGACTATTCCTGTTTCCCATCCTCTGGCTCTTGGTATGGGTGGGATGCATGGTTCCTATGCTTCCAACATGGCCATGACTCACTGCGATTTTATGATCAATTTCGGTTCACGTTTTGCTGATCGTTTGACCGGCAATCCAAAGACCTTTGCTAAGAACGCCTTAGTTGCTCATGTTGATATTGATGCAGCTGAGATTGGAAAGGTTGTTAAGACCGATATCCCTATCGTTGGGGATGCTAAGGAGACCCTGAGTTTGTTGCTAGCTGAGGAGGAAGTCAAGACGAGGCATGATGATTGGACTAAGGAAGTTTTGGCTAATAAGGTTAAGGCTCCTTTCTCCTACAAGTTTGATGAAACCATCATTAAACCTCAGCATGCTATTGAGATCATTGGTAAGTTAACCAAAGGGGAAGCTATTGTAGTGACTGATGTCGGTCAGCATCAGATGTGGGCGGCTCAATTTTATCCCTACCAAAATGAGCGTCAGCTCATCACTTCAGGCGGTCTAGGCACTATGGGCTTTGGTATTCCGGCTGCAGTCGGTGCCAAGCTGGCTAATCCTGACAAGGAGGTTATTCTCTTTGTTGGGGATGGTGGTTTCCAAATGACCAATCAGGAATTGGCTATCCTCAATGGTTATGGCCTGCCAATTAAGGTGGTTCTTATCAACAATCATTCCTTGGGTATGGTTCGCCAATGGCAGGAGTCCTTTTATGATGAACGGCGCAGTGAATCAACTTTTGATGATGAACCAAACTTCCAACTTTTGGCTGAGGCCTATGGTATCTCCCATTATCAGTTCTCTAATCCCAAGACCTTGGGAGAGGATTTGCAGGTTATTACCGAAAACAAGCCTATGTTAATTGAGGTGAATATCTCCAATCGTGAGCATGTCTATCCGATGGTTCCATCTGGGAAATCAAATGCTGAGATGATGGGGGTGACCTTCGATGCGTAG
- the ilvN gene encoding acetolactate synthase small subunit, producing the protein MRRMLTARLRNTAGVLNRFTGVLLRKQINIEAVSAGHTEEEGITRITVIVDVSSLEETDLIIKQLNRLIDVIRVRDITDIPHLEREVILIKLAAPAHKRAEILAVIQPFRASVIDVALKSITIQVTGDANKIDALLRVVEPYGIKNIARTGATGFSRDLS; encoded by the coding sequence ATGCGTAGAATGTTAACAGCGAGGCTTCGCAACACAGCTGGTGTCCTTAATCGCTTTACGGGTGTCCTTCTGAGAAAGCAAATTAATATTGAGGCAGTTTCAGCAGGGCATACTGAAGAAGAGGGGATTACTCGTATCACCGTTATTGTCGATGTCTCTAGTTTGGAAGAAACTGATCTCATCATCAAGCAGCTCAATCGTTTAATTGATGTTATTCGGGTACGTGACATTACAGATATCCCGCATCTGGAACGGGAAGTCATTTTAATTAAGTTGGCAGCTCCAGCTCATAAGCGGGCGGAAATTTTAGCTGTTATTCAGCCTTTCAGAGCTAGTGTTATTGATGTAGCTTTAAAATCTATCACTATTCAGGTGACAGGAGATGCTAATAAGATTGATGCCCTCTTGCGAGTGGTTGAACCTTATGGCATTAAAAACATTGCTCGAACAGGAGCAACAGGTTTTTCACGAGATTTGTCCTAA
- the ilvC gene encoding ketol-acid reductoisomerase: MAVEMEYEKDVTVDALAGKKIAVVGYGSQGHAHAQNLRDSGYDVIIGVRHGKSFDKAKEDGFDVYEVGEATKLADIIMVLAPDEIQKDIYAKEIAPNLSSGNALGFAHGFNIHFGYIKAPEDVDVFMVAPKGPGHLVRRTYTEGFGVPSLYAVYQNPTGHAQEIAMSWAKGLGSARVGLLTTSFKEETEEDLFGEQTVLMGGLTHLIEAGFEVLTEAGYAPQLAYFEVLHEMKLIVDLIYEGGFKKMRQSCSNTAEFGDFVTGPRVIGPEVKENMKAALKDIQSGKFAKEFVEDHDAGFPRLKAYREEAENLEIEKIGAELRKAMPFVNQNDDDAFKIYE, encoded by the coding sequence ATGGCAGTAGAAATGGAATACGAAAAAGATGTAACAGTTGACGCCCTTGCGGGAAAGAAAATTGCTGTTGTGGGTTATGGTTCACAAGGTCATGCTCATGCTCAAAACCTGCGTGATTCAGGTTATGATGTCATCATTGGTGTGCGTCATGGTAAGTCGTTTGATAAAGCTAAGGAAGACGGCTTTGATGTTTATGAGGTTGGAGAAGCAACTAAACTAGCTGATATCATCATGGTTTTGGCACCGGATGAAATTCAAAAAGATATCTATGCTAAGGAAATTGCACCGAATTTGTCTTCTGGCAATGCTCTTGGTTTTGCCCATGGTTTCAATATTCACTTCGGTTATATTAAGGCGCCAGAAGATGTTGATGTCTTCATGGTTGCTCCTAAGGGGCCAGGGCACTTGGTTCGCCGCACATATACAGAAGGTTTTGGTGTTCCATCTCTCTATGCTGTTTATCAAAATCCAACCGGTCATGCACAAGAAATCGCTATGTCATGGGCTAAGGGGCTTGGTTCTGCTCGTGTTGGACTCTTGACTACCAGCTTCAAGGAAGAAACTGAAGAAGATCTCTTTGGCGAACAAACTGTTCTGATGGGTGGTTTGACTCATTTGATTGAGGCTGGTTTTGAAGTTTTAACTGAAGCGGGCTATGCGCCTCAATTAGCTTACTTTGAAGTCCTTCATGAAATGAAATTGATTGTTGATCTCATTTATGAAGGTGGTTTCAAGAAGATGCGTCAATCATGTTCAAATACTGCCGAATTTGGTGACTTTGTAACTGGTCCACGTGTCATTGGACCAGAAGTTAAGGAAAACATGAAGGCAGCCCTTAAAGATATCCAATCTGGCAAATTTGCAAAAGAATTTGTTGAAGATCACGATGCAGGTTTCCCGCGCTTGAAAGCTTATCGTGAAGAAGCTGAAAATCTTGAAATCGAAAAAATTGGGGCAGAATTGCGTAAGGCTATGCCATTTGTCAACCAAAATGATGACGATGCTTTCAAGATTTATGAATGA